A portion of the Hoylesella buccalis ATCC 35310 genome contains these proteins:
- a CDS encoding sugar phosphate isomerase/epimerase family protein, whose product MKNKLVLSLIALMLLGSTTTFAQRRGRMQRRVLPQKEMALQLYSIREVLGDAAKYAKNHVDVFKRLKAMGYTGVEAANYGDGKFYGVSPEQYRRDVEAAGLKPISSHATRALSDQELKNHDFKAALKWWDEAIKAHKAAGMKYIVTPWASVPKTLKDAQTLCDYHNEIGKKCRAAGLLYGYHSHSHEFTKVEGQNWYEYFVSHTNPEYVFFQMDVYWAMMAQQSPTEWFRKHPGRFKMLHIKDKYVLGESGMVGFDGIFKYADKAGLQNFVVEMEGTEGGMNIMEGVRLCARYIQKAPFVKRTYTKQ is encoded by the coding sequence ATGAAAAACAAGTTAGTTTTATCGCTCATTGCCTTGATGCTCCTCGGCAGTACCACCACTTTCGCACAACGTCGTGGCCGAATGCAGCGTCGAGTGTTGCCTCAGAAAGAAATGGCTTTACAGCTTTATTCCATTCGTGAGGTACTCGGTGACGCCGCTAAGTATGCCAAAAACCATGTTGACGTATTCAAACGTCTTAAGGCTATGGGTTATACAGGCGTTGAAGCAGCTAACTATGGCGATGGTAAGTTCTATGGTGTGTCTCCCGAACAATATCGCAGAGATGTTGAGGCAGCAGGACTTAAGCCCATTTCTTCGCATGCTACTCGTGCATTGAGTGACCAAGAATTGAAGAATCATGATTTCAAAGCAGCGCTGAAGTGGTGGGACGAGGCAATCAAAGCCCATAAGGCTGCGGGCATGAAGTATATCGTAACACCTTGGGCTTCTGTTCCAAAAACACTCAAAGATGCTCAGACACTTTGTGATTATCACAACGAAATTGGTAAAAAGTGTAGGGCGGCAGGACTTCTTTATGGTTATCACAGCCATTCACACGAGTTCACCAAGGTGGAAGGACAGAACTGGTACGAGTACTTTGTGAGCCACACCAACCCCGAATATGTGTTCTTCCAAATGGACGTGTATTGGGCTATGATGGCGCAGCAAAGTCCTACGGAGTGGTTCCGAAAACATCCAGGACGTTTTAAGATGCTCCACATCAAAGACAAGTATGTACTCGGAGAGAGTGGCATGGTAGGCTTTGACGGTATCTTTAAATACGCAGACAAGGCCGGTTTACAAAATTTCGTTGTCGAAATGGAAGGAACAGAGGGCGGAATGAATATCATGGAAGGTGTCAGACTTTGCGCTCGATACATTCAAAAAGCCCCATTCGTCAAGAGAACTTATACAAAGCAATAA
- the mutY gene encoding A/G-specific adenine glycosylase, which produces MKKENDMGSSPFTLALLRWFSENGRSMPWRETTDPYAIWISEVILQQTRIQQGWAYWERFMARFPKVEDLAAASEDEVLRLWQGLGYYSRARNLHHAAKQVVELGHFPNTMDGLKALKGVGDYTAAAIGSIAFGLPVAVVDGNVYRVLARHYGISTPINTTEGKKEFAALAQSLLPAAEPSAYNQAIMDFGAIQCTPTSPRCLICPLTETCVALRTGKVEELPIKLKTLKIKTRKLVYVYVRWQGKTAIHRRAAGDIWQGLWEPLLYENEELPDFPGQLLLLKKGVKHVLTHRILQADFYLLEANEQPALPDDYIWVEESDLDQYALPRLIELLLESLPDNDI; this is translated from the coding sequence ATGAAGAAAGAAAACGACATGGGAAGCAGCCCTTTCACACTGGCCTTGCTGCGCTGGTTCAGCGAGAACGGGCGCAGTATGCCATGGCGCGAGACAACCGACCCATATGCCATCTGGATTAGTGAGGTGATTTTGCAGCAGACACGCATACAGCAAGGTTGGGCCTACTGGGAGCGTTTCATGGCTCGTTTCCCGAAAGTAGAAGATTTGGCGGCGGCTTCTGAGGACGAAGTGCTGCGGCTATGGCAGGGACTGGGCTACTACAGCAGGGCGCGAAACCTACACCATGCAGCCAAACAAGTGGTGGAGTTGGGACATTTTCCCAACACGATGGATGGGCTAAAAGCCCTGAAAGGCGTAGGCGACTATACGGCCGCAGCTATTGGATCGATAGCCTTCGGACTACCGGTGGCGGTAGTTGACGGAAACGTGTATCGGGTGTTGGCGCGTCATTACGGCATCTCTACGCCCATCAACACCACCGAAGGAAAGAAAGAATTTGCCGCATTGGCACAATCGTTGTTGCCCGCAGCTGAGCCATCGGCCTACAACCAGGCCATCATGGACTTCGGAGCGATACAATGTACACCCACATCGCCTCGCTGCTTGATATGTCCCTTGACGGAAACCTGCGTGGCTTTGCGGACAGGTAAGGTTGAGGAACTGCCCATCAAACTGAAAACTTTAAAGATTAAGACGCGAAAATTGGTATATGTGTACGTGCGCTGGCAAGGAAAAACAGCCATTCATCGTCGGGCGGCCGGTGACATTTGGCAGGGCTTATGGGAACCGTTGCTCTATGAAAACGAAGAACTACCAGACTTCCCCGGACAGCTTTTGCTGCTGAAAAAAGGTGTGAAGCACGTGCTGACGCATCGCATCTTGCAGGCTGACTTTTATCTTTTGGAAGCCAATGAACAACCGGCATTGCCCGATGACTACATCTGGGTGGAAGAAAGTGATCTGGACCAGTATGCCTTGCCGCGCCTCATCGAACTACTGTTGGAATCTCTTCCAGACAACGACATCTAA
- a CDS encoding ferritin gives MISNTLQEAFNKQIVEEIFSANLYLSMSFYLEKEGFDGFSNWMKRQSEEEMDHAYQMASYIIKRGGEAIINQIPAVKQTWTSPLDAFEDAYKHECHISHLIDKLLAKAIEENDNATQDFLWQFVREQVEEEATASGIVDRIKRMGDTAIFNLDQQYGSRVK, from the coding sequence ATGATTTCAAACACATTGCAAGAAGCTTTCAACAAGCAGATTGTTGAAGAGATTTTTTCAGCTAATTTATATCTTTCCATGTCTTTCTACTTAGAGAAAGAGGGTTTTGACGGTTTTTCAAACTGGATGAAAAGACAGTCGGAAGAGGAAATGGATCATGCCTATCAGATGGCAAGCTACATCATCAAGCGCGGCGGTGAGGCCATCATCAACCAGATTCCCGCTGTGAAGCAGACATGGACCAGCCCGCTGGATGCCTTCGAGGACGCTTACAAGCACGAGTGCCACATCAGCCACCTGATTGACAAGTTGCTCGCCAAGGCTATAGAAGAGAATGATAATGCTACCCAGGATTTCCTCTGGCAGTTTGTACGCGAGCAGGTAGAGGAAGAAGCTACCGCCAGCGGTATTGTGGACCGTATCAAGCGTATGGGCGACACGGCTATCTTCAACCTTGACCAGCAGTACGGCTCACGCGTGAAGTAG
- a CDS encoding ATP-dependent DNA helicase: MLTDELIFQIKRQFALEPTAEQADALRTFACFMMDDDPHAVMILRGSAGTGKTSLAAAIVRTMVSLGQKVMLLAPTGRAAKVFAMNSTHPAYTIHHQIYRQKTFESDGGVFNLNYNRHADTLFLVDECSMISNRGMPDSSFGSGCLLDDLVQFVYGGRNCRMVLIGDQAQLPPIGETESPALNADFLQGYGLKIYECTLSEVLRQSRQSGILYNATLIRQMITRDELTELPQIHFHGFADIKMVPGDELIETLNDSYSEVGMDETIVVTRSNKRANIYNRGIRNTILDREEELSSGDWLMVVRNNYFWLQQATESQVNDAPLANNAAVSSAMREEEKDGNGTNGISFLANGDRALVQRVRNVREVYGFRFADVWLQFPDYDQYELQATVVLDSLNTEAPALTPAQNERLFQEVMADYADIPLKRERLKKMRQDKLLNAIQVKYAYAITCHKAQGGQWAHVYLDQGYMTDDMLTPDYVHWLYTAFTRATERLYLVNWPKTQTYDEDD, translated from the coding sequence ATGCTCACAGACGAACTTATCTTCCAAATCAAACGACAATTCGCGTTGGAACCCACAGCCGAACAGGCCGACGCTCTGCGCACCTTTGCCTGTTTCATGATGGATGACGACCCCCATGCGGTGATGATTTTGCGGGGAAGCGCAGGCACCGGGAAGACCTCTTTGGCTGCGGCCATCGTGCGAACCATGGTGTCACTGGGTCAAAAGGTGATGCTCTTGGCTCCTACCGGACGCGCCGCAAAGGTGTTTGCCATGAACAGCACGCACCCTGCTTACACCATTCATCACCAGATATACCGACAGAAAACCTTTGAAAGCGATGGTGGCGTGTTCAATCTCAACTACAACCGCCATGCCGACACGCTGTTCTTGGTTGATGAATGTTCGATGATATCCAACCGCGGCATGCCCGACTCGTCGTTCGGAAGCGGGTGCCTGTTAGACGATTTGGTGCAGTTTGTCTATGGTGGGCGCAACTGTAGGATGGTGCTTATCGGTGATCAGGCGCAGTTGCCGCCTATCGGTGAGACCGAATCCCCGGCTCTGAACGCCGACTTCTTACAAGGGTATGGACTGAAAATCTACGAGTGTACGCTCAGCGAGGTGTTGCGACAGAGCCGACAGAGCGGCATACTGTACAATGCAACGCTCATCAGGCAGATGATCACCCGTGACGAGTTGACCGAATTACCCCAGATTCATTTCCATGGATTCGCTGACATCAAGATGGTGCCGGGCGATGAATTGATTGAGACGCTCAATGACAGTTACTCGGAAGTGGGCATGGACGAAACCATCGTCGTAACGAGAAGTAACAAGCGGGCCAACATCTATAACCGCGGTATCCGTAACACCATCCTGGACAGAGAGGAAGAATTAAGCTCCGGTGACTGGCTCATGGTGGTGCGGAACAATTATTTTTGGTTGCAACAAGCCACCGAATCGCAGGTGAACGATGCGCCGCTTGCGAATAATGCCGCTGTCTCTTCGGCCATGCGAGAGGAGGAGAAAGATGGAAACGGCACCAACGGAATCTCCTTTTTGGCCAACGGAGACCGTGCCTTGGTGCAGCGGGTGAGGAATGTGCGCGAAGTGTATGGCTTTCGTTTTGCTGATGTTTGGCTGCAATTCCCCGACTACGACCAATACGAATTGCAAGCAACGGTCGTGCTGGACAGTCTTAACACAGAAGCACCAGCGTTGACACCAGCGCAAAACGAACGGTTGTTTCAGGAGGTGATGGCCGACTATGCCGACATTCCCTTGAAGCGGGAACGGCTTAAAAAGATGAGGCAAGACAAGTTGTTGAATGCCATTCAGGTGAAATACGCATACGCCATCACCTGTCATAAGGCGCAAGGTGGGCAGTGGGCGCATGTCTATCTGGATCAAGGCTATATGACCGACGACATGCTCACGCCCGACTATGTGCATTGGTTGTACACCGCTTTCACCCGAGCCACCGAGCGTTTGTATTTGGTTAATTGGCCTAAAACGCAAACGTACGATGAGGATGATTGA
- a CDS encoding DUF3822 family protein has product MPETGNDIQRKRARLTFRVSQHSLSFSVIDNSTESQLAFEPYILKSGISLAANLREAFEESDLLSYGYQRAQVMVDSPVLMIPIDEFDESVIEILYHHTFIGHGDSAVLHAILPNLNAVAVFSMNKDLKLVITDHFNDVRFHPMLQSVWSYLHKRSFTGAHQKLYAYFHDKKVDVFCFQHNRFKFCNTFNAASAQDAIYFLLYAWKLLALDTEKDELHIAGDVPERKWLTDNLHRYLQKVYYINPAAEFNRAPIINIKGITFDLITLFLKGK; this is encoded by the coding sequence ATGCCGGAAACTGGGAATGACATACAAAGAAAGAGAGCAAGGCTGACTTTCAGAGTCAGTCAGCACTCCTTGAGTTTCTCCGTGATAGACAATTCCACGGAGAGCCAATTGGCTTTCGAGCCTTATATCCTCAAGAGTGGCATTTCGTTGGCTGCCAATTTACGCGAAGCCTTTGAAGAAAGCGACCTGCTCTCGTATGGCTACCAACGGGCACAGGTGATGGTCGACTCGCCTGTTCTGATGATTCCCATTGACGAATTTGATGAAAGTGTCATCGAAATCCTTTACCATCACACCTTCATCGGGCATGGCGACAGCGCAGTGTTGCACGCCATTCTGCCCAATCTCAATGCTGTGGCCGTGTTCTCCATGAACAAAGACCTGAAATTGGTTATCACAGACCACTTCAACGACGTGCGCTTCCACCCCATGTTGCAGTCGGTTTGGAGCTATCTACATAAGCGAAGTTTCACGGGAGCGCACCAAAAACTGTACGCATACTTTCATGATAAGAAGGTAGACGTGTTCTGTTTTCAACACAACCGCTTCAAGTTTTGCAACACGTTCAATGCGGCAAGTGCGCAAGATGCCATCTACTTCCTGCTGTACGCATGGAAGTTGCTGGCTTTGGACACCGAGAAAGACGAGCTGCATATAGCGGGCGACGTTCCCGAACGCAAATGGTTGACCGACAACCTTCACCGCTATTTGCAAAAAGTGTATTACATCAATCCCGCAGCAGAGTTCAACCGTGCCCCCATCATCAACATTAAAGGAATCACATTCGACCTTATCACCCTCTTTTTGAAAGGAAAATAA
- the rsmD gene encoding 16S rRNA (guanine(966)-N(2))-methyltransferase RsmD, whose amino-acid sequence MRIITGLYKGRHFDIPHTFKARPTTDYAKESIFNVLNGYIDFEGAMALDLFAGTGSISMELLSRGCEQVVSVEADRDHANLIRHCMQKLGTEKNVLIRGDVFRFLKNCHQQFDFIFADPPYTLPELEKIPSLVLQYDLLKPNGVFVFEHGKKNDFSTLPQYVEHRHYGSVNFTIFQSKDM is encoded by the coding sequence ATGCGCATCATCACAGGCTTATACAAGGGAAGACACTTCGACATACCCCACACGTTCAAAGCCAGACCCACGACAGACTATGCTAAAGAGAGCATTTTCAACGTGCTGAACGGCTACATTGACTTTGAAGGAGCCATGGCTTTAGACCTCTTTGCTGGCACTGGCAGCATCTCCATGGAACTGTTGTCGCGTGGGTGTGAGCAGGTAGTGAGCGTGGAAGCCGACCGCGACCACGCCAACTTGATTCGCCATTGCATGCAGAAATTAGGAACAGAGAAGAATGTTTTGATTCGAGGGGATGTGTTTCGCTTCCTGAAAAATTGCCATCAACAGTTCGATTTCATCTTCGCTGACCCTCCATACACCTTACCCGAACTGGAGAAGATACCCTCACTTGTTCTGCAATATGACCTGCTGAAGCCAAACGGCGTATTCGTATTCGAACACGGAAAGAAGAATGATTTCAGCACATTGCCGCAATATGTCGAACACAGACACTACGGCAGCGTCAACTTTACCATATTCCAATCCAAAGACATGTAA
- the cls gene encoding cardiolipin synthase codes for MVYLHWTLILIYLIIIIATIVTVLLDNRQPSKTMAWLLVLIFLPIVGIILYFFFGQNTRKQRMMSQRSIDQLTKRSMLEFAEQKDLMLPERYQPLIQLFANQNMSLPFKDNEVEIYTEGADFFLGLLKAIGSAKHHIHIDTYIIEDDPLSQLIADALIDKAREGVEVRLIYDYVGCWKVPGRYFERLRNAGVDVRSFMPVHFPAFTGKVNYRNHRKLAVVDGQIGFIGGMNIAMRYIRGSAKQPWRDTHMKVRGGAVYAIQRAFLVDWYFVDRTLISSQKYYPPFEQPIVNNCLAQVVTSSPISPWPEIMQGYVRILLEARHYVYMETPYFLPTEPVLFAIRTAALTGVDVRLMLPRHGDVKLVEWASRSYIPIMIEAGVKVYFYKAGFNHSKLLVADDSLCTCGSTNIDFRSFENNFEANIFFYDEELALRMKQVFLTDQESCVLVDRLTDFMRRPFLNRLWESLVRLLAPLL; via the coding sequence ATGGTTTACCTTCATTGGACGCTTATCTTGATCTATTTGATCATCATTATCGCCACCATTGTCACCGTCTTGTTGGACAACCGACAGCCGTCGAAGACAATGGCGTGGTTGCTTGTGCTCATTTTCTTACCCATCGTGGGCATCATTCTTTATTTCTTCTTCGGCCAAAACACACGCAAGCAGCGTATGATGAGTCAGCGAAGCATCGACCAACTCACCAAGCGTTCGATGTTGGAGTTTGCCGAACAGAAAGATTTGATGCTACCCGAACGGTATCAACCGTTGATTCAGCTGTTCGCCAATCAAAACATGTCGTTGCCATTCAAGGACAACGAGGTGGAAATCTATACCGAAGGGGCCGACTTCTTCCTGGGGTTACTCAAGGCGATAGGCAGTGCCAAACATCACATACACATCGACACGTACATTATTGAAGACGACCCGCTGTCGCAGTTGATTGCCGATGCCTTGATAGATAAGGCGCGGGAGGGTGTTGAGGTGCGACTGATTTACGACTATGTGGGTTGTTGGAAGGTTCCCGGCAGGTACTTTGAGCGGCTTCGCAACGCTGGTGTTGATGTGCGTTCTTTCATGCCTGTGCACTTTCCGGCATTCACTGGCAAGGTAAACTACCGCAATCACCGCAAGCTGGCCGTCGTAGATGGGCAGATTGGTTTTATCGGTGGCATGAACATTGCCATGCGCTACATACGCGGTTCGGCCAAACAGCCATGGAGAGATACGCACATGAAGGTGCGCGGGGGAGCTGTGTACGCCATACAGCGTGCCTTTTTGGTAGATTGGTATTTCGTGGATAGGACGCTCATCAGCAGTCAAAAGTATTATCCACCCTTTGAACAACCCATCGTAAACAATTGTCTTGCGCAGGTTGTGACCAGCAGTCCTATCTCGCCTTGGCCTGAAATAATGCAGGGATATGTGCGCATCTTGCTCGAAGCCCGCCATTATGTCTACATGGAAACACCTTATTTTCTACCCACGGAGCCAGTGCTTTTCGCCATTCGCACAGCGGCCTTGACTGGTGTTGACGTGCGACTGATGCTGCCAAGGCATGGGGACGTGAAGTTAGTTGAATGGGCCAGCAGGTCGTATATCCCTATCATGATTGAGGCGGGCGTGAAGGTTTATTTCTACAAAGCGGGATTCAATCATTCTAAACTCTTGGTGGCTGATGACAGTTTGTGTACATGTGGATCCACTAACATCGACTTCCGTAGCTTTGAAAACAACTTCGAGGCTAACATTTTCTTTTATGATGAGGAGCTGGCTTTGCGCATGAAGCAGGTCTTTTTGACCGATCAGGAATCGTGTGTGCTTGTCGACAGGCTGACAGATTTCATGCGTAGGCCGTTCTTAAACAGGCTTTGGGAGTCGCTGGTACGTCTGCTTGCTCCGCTTCTATGA
- the dnaG gene encoding DNA primase, with protein MIDRATVERIKDTANIVDVVSEFVTLRKSGANYKGLCPFHNEKTPSFIVSPARGTCHCFGCGKGGNAIGFIMEHEQMNYPEALRWLARKYHIEIREREMTDEERREQSERESMFIVNEWAAGYFSDLLHNHPDGQAIGMQYFRSRGFRDDIIRKFQLGYDLPDRTRLASTAIGKGYQEEFLLKTGICYKTDRGDLIDRYSGRVIFPWIGLNGKVVGFGGRVLDSRTKGVNQKYVNSPASEIYQKDRELYGIYQAKKAIAKEDWVYMVEGYTDVISMHQCGVENVVANSGTALSMHQIHILHRFTSNITLLYDGDAAGIHAAFRGMDMLLSEGMNVKILLLPDGDDPDSFARKHSADDFKAYIDKHQVDFIQFKTDMLVSNVADPFKRSEGINSIISSIAVVPNQILRDTYVQDCARRIGMSEQTLINTMNRYIRENRGARTTEQQRTAMQAAQSVPVSHPTPSAKPMAQASKVELMLIQLVIRKGEQLIYEGVEDDNHNVVNFTVAQYIDYILNGDQLQLGNELYRRILSEAVSHSGEEGFVAEQYFVHHDDIEISKLASRLSMDAYQVMETQKPASETKYVDEEQLAREAQEDLRNHTIHLVKDYRMDYVEQRLKDLMREIAEASNDAERMQQLMLEYKDMHQIRNTLAKQLGNNIIV; from the coding sequence ATGATAGACAGAGCCACCGTTGAACGGATAAAAGACACGGCCAACATCGTGGATGTGGTGAGTGAGTTTGTGACACTTCGCAAGAGTGGCGCCAACTACAAAGGTCTTTGTCCGTTTCATAACGAGAAAACACCCTCGTTCATCGTTTCACCTGCCCGCGGTACCTGCCATTGTTTCGGGTGCGGAAAGGGTGGAAACGCCATCGGGTTTATCATGGAACACGAGCAGATGAATTATCCCGAGGCCCTACGTTGGCTGGCTCGCAAGTATCATATTGAAATCCGTGAACGCGAGATGACGGATGAGGAACGGCGCGAACAGAGCGAGCGCGAGTCGATGTTCATCGTCAACGAGTGGGCAGCGGGCTATTTCAGCGACTTGTTGCACAACCACCCGGACGGACAAGCCATTGGCATGCAGTATTTTCGCAGCCGTGGTTTTCGCGACGACATCATCCGGAAGTTCCAGTTGGGGTACGACTTGCCTGACCGAACGCGGTTGGCCAGCACGGCTATCGGCAAGGGTTATCAGGAAGAGTTCTTACTGAAAACGGGCATTTGTTATAAAACCGACCGCGGTGATTTAATCGACCGGTACAGCGGGCGGGTTATCTTTCCGTGGATAGGACTCAACGGCAAGGTGGTAGGTTTTGGCGGTAGGGTGCTCGACTCGCGAACCAAGGGGGTTAATCAGAAATATGTCAACTCGCCGGCATCAGAGATTTACCAAAAAGACCGTGAGCTATACGGCATCTATCAGGCCAAGAAGGCCATCGCGAAAGAAGACTGGGTGTACATGGTGGAGGGCTATACCGACGTAATCTCCATGCACCAGTGCGGCGTAGAGAACGTGGTGGCCAACTCAGGAACGGCGCTCAGCATGCATCAGATTCACATTCTGCACCGATTCACGTCCAACATTACCTTATTATATGATGGTGACGCTGCCGGCATCCATGCGGCCTTCCGAGGAATGGACATGCTCTTGAGTGAGGGCATGAATGTGAAGATACTGCTTTTGCCTGACGGTGACGACCCTGACAGCTTTGCACGAAAACATTCGGCCGATGACTTCAAGGCATACATCGACAAGCATCAGGTTGACTTCATACAGTTCAAGACCGACATGCTGGTGAGCAACGTCGCCGACCCCTTCAAGCGTTCGGAGGGCATCAACTCCATCATCAGCAGCATTGCCGTGGTACCCAATCAGATTTTGCGTGATACTTATGTGCAGGATTGCGCGCGCAGAATCGGGATGAGTGAGCAGACTTTGATTAACACCATGAATCGTTACATCCGAGAAAATCGAGGTGCCAGAACCACAGAGCAGCAAAGAACGGCCATGCAGGCGGCGCAATCCGTGCCCGTTTCCCACCCCACACCGTCTGCAAAACCCATGGCACAGGCTTCGAAGGTAGAACTGATGCTCATCCAACTGGTGATTAGGAAGGGCGAACAGCTGATTTACGAGGGCGTGGAAGATGATAATCACAACGTCGTAAACTTCACCGTGGCTCAATATATCGACTACATCCTGAATGGTGACCAGCTGCAATTGGGCAACGAACTCTACAGGCGCATCCTGTCAGAGGCTGTCAGTCACAGCGGAGAAGAAGGCTTTGTGGCTGAACAATACTTCGTGCATCATGATGATATTGAAATCAGCAAACTGGCCAGCAGGTTGAGCATGGATGCTTATCAGGTGATGGAAACACAAAAACCAGCATCTGAAACGAAATACGTCGACGAGGAACAATTGGCGAGAGAGGCGCAAGAGGATCTCCGAAACCATACCATCCACTTGGTGAAGGACTACCGCATGGACTATGTTGAACAGCGGTTGAAAGACCTGATGCGCGAGATAGCTGAGGCGTCGAACGACGCTGAACGCATGCAACAGCTCATGCTGGAATATAAAGACATGCACCAAATACGCAATACCTTGGCCAAACAGTTGGGCAACAACATCATCGTGTAA
- a CDS encoding electron transfer flavoprotein subunit beta/FixA family protein produces the protein MKLKIVVLAKQVPDTRNVGKDAMTEQGTVNRAALPAIFNPEDLNALEQALRIKEQNPGSTVGVLTMGPPRAAEIIRQGLFRGADTGWLLTDRLFAGADTLATSYALATAIKKIGHVDLVIGGRQAIDGDTAQVGPQVAQKLGLNQVTYAEEILKIEDGKATIRRLIDGGVETVEAPLPVVVTVNGSAAPCRPCHAKLVMKYKYATCPMERKGDEPWTELYEQRPYLTLNQWSVADVDGDPAQCGLSGSPTKVKSVQNIVFQAKESKTLTSSDEDVKALMKELIEEKIIG, from the coding sequence ATGAAACTGAAAATCGTTGTACTTGCCAAACAAGTACCTGACACAAGAAACGTCGGAAAGGATGCCATGACCGAGCAAGGCACGGTGAACCGTGCCGCACTGCCCGCCATTTTTAATCCCGAAGACTTGAATGCCCTGGAACAAGCACTGCGAATTAAGGAGCAAAATCCAGGTTCTACCGTAGGTGTGTTGACCATGGGACCACCGCGTGCAGCTGAAATCATCCGCCAAGGTTTGTTCCGCGGCGCTGACACCGGATGGCTGCTGACCGACCGGTTGTTTGCCGGCGCCGACACGCTGGCCACGTCTTACGCGCTGGCCACGGCCATCAAGAAGATAGGGCATGTAGACTTGGTGATTGGAGGCCGCCAGGCTATCGATGGCGACACGGCACAAGTAGGTCCGCAAGTTGCACAGAAATTAGGGCTCAACCAAGTGACCTACGCTGAAGAAATATTGAAGATAGAAGATGGTAAGGCTACTATTCGCCGCTTGATTGATGGCGGTGTCGAGACGGTAGAGGCTCCGTTGCCCGTGGTTGTCACGGTGAATGGAAGTGCGGCCCCATGCCGTCCTTGCCATGCCAAACTGGTGATGAAGTACAAGTACGCCACCTGTCCGATGGAACGGAAAGGCGATGAGCCATGGACCGAACTCTACGAGCAGCGTCCTTACCTCACATTGAATCAATGGTCGGTGGCCGATGTGGACGGCGACCCTGCGCAGTGTGGTCTTTCGGGTTCGCCAACGAAGGTGAAGTCGGTGCAGAACATCGTGTTCCAAGCCAAGGAGAGCAAAACGCTTACCTCATCTGATGAGGATGTGAAAGCACTGATGAAAGAGTTGATTGAAGAAAAGATTATTGGGTAA
- a CDS encoding electron transfer flavoprotein subunit alpha/FixB family protein, translating to MNNVFVYCEIEGTTVAEVSQELLTKGRKLANQLGVELHALAVGTGIKGNVENQILPYGVDKLFVFDGEGLYPYTSAPHTDVMVKLFQTEQPQICLMGATVIGRDLGPRVSSSLTSGLTADCTQLEIGDYDDRKAQKHYDNLLYQIRPAFGGNIVATIVNPDHRPQMATVRSGVMKKALYEGEAKGEVVYPMVTEYVSPESYVVKVLERHVEEAKHNLTGAPIIVAGGYGVGSKEAFHLLYELADVLHGEVGASRAAVDAGWIENDRQIGQTGVTVHPKVYIACGISGQIQHVAGMQDAGIIIAINTDADAPINQLADYVITGSIEEVVPKMIKYYKENSK from the coding sequence ATGAACAACGTATTTGTATATTGCGAGATAGAAGGCACAACCGTTGCCGAGGTATCTCAAGAACTGCTCACCAAAGGGCGCAAGCTGGCCAACCAACTGGGTGTTGAGCTGCATGCGCTGGCAGTGGGCACGGGCATCAAGGGCAACGTTGAGAACCAGATATTGCCTTATGGCGTCGATAAATTGTTTGTCTTCGACGGAGAAGGATTGTACCCTTATACGTCGGCACCACACACGGATGTCATGGTTAAACTGTTCCAAACAGAGCAACCGCAGATATGCCTGATGGGTGCGACGGTTATCGGTCGTGACTTGGGACCGCGCGTGTCGTCATCGCTCACCAGTGGACTGACGGCTGATTGTACGCAACTGGAGATTGGCGATTACGACGACCGCAAAGCCCAAAAGCACTATGACAATTTGCTTTATCAAATCAGACCGGCCTTTGGCGGCAACATCGTGGCCACCATCGTCAACCCCGACCATCGTCCACAAATGGCTACTGTGCGTTCGGGAGTGATGAAAAAAGCTCTCTATGAGGGTGAGGCGAAAGGCGAGGTGGTGTATCCCATGGTAACGGAATACGTCAGCCCAGAATCGTATGTCGTCAAGGTACTCGAACGACATGTAGAGGAAGCCAAACACAACTTGACGGGTGCTCCCATCATTGTGGCTGGTGGCTATGGCGTAGGAAGCAAAGAGGCTTTCCATCTTTTATACGAATTAGCCGACGTGTTACACGGTGAGGTGGGTGCCAGTCGTGCGGCTGTTGACGCAGGTTGGATAGAGAACGACCGCCAGATTGGTCAAACGGGTGTTACGGTGCATCCCAAGGTGTACATCGCCTGCGGCATTTCCGGGCAGATTCAGCATGTGGCTGGCATGCAAGACGCGGGCATCATCATCGCCATCAATACCGATGCCGACGCCCCCATCAACCAGTTGGCCGATTATGTCATCACTGGCTCGATAGAAGAGGTGGTGCCCAAAATGATTAAATATTATAAGGAGAACAGCAAATAA